Part of the Candidatus Paceibacterota bacterium genome, AATTATGGAGATTCTACCGTCTCTCGATAGTTTCGATATGGCGATGGCTAATAAGGAAGTATGGGGTAGCTTGCCAAAAGAGTGGACCAAAGGCATCGAGTATATTTATACTCAACTTCTTTCGGCGCTTGAAGCCCAAGGAATAAAAAGAATTTATCCTCTAGGCGAAAAATTCGATCCTTCTCGTGACGAAGCTATCGTCATGCTTCCTGTTGAAAAAGAAGAAGATGATCATAAAATTCTCGAGGTGACTCAACCTGGCTACCTATTCAATAGTCGTATCGTCCGCACTGCTAAAGTGAAAGTAGGGGAATATAAAAGTAACT contains:
- a CDS encoding nucleotide exchange factor GrpE; translation: MDEEIIETTEDGEAEGPTDLVKKLRAKLKESEEKAQEYLTGWQKERADSVNARKRLEEEKKEFAKFANENLIMEILPSLDSFDMAMANKEVWGSLPKEWTKGIEYIYTQLLSALEAQGIKRIYPLGEKFDPSRDEAIVMLPVEKEEDDHKILEVTQPGYLFNSRIVRTAKVKVGEYKSN